Proteins encoded together in one Camelina sativa cultivar DH55 chromosome 9, Cs, whole genome shotgun sequence window:
- the LOC104711103 gene encoding 2-oxoglutarate-Fe(II) type oxidoreductase-like isoform X1 has product MRKMVNKTHEEASIINVSSLTCIDLANPNFHQSAASLKQACLDCGFFYVTNHGISEELRENAFAQSKKFFALPLEEKVKVLRNEKHQGYSPVLSQIAENQIHGDYKESFFIGIKGSIDGLHSHIPFCRPNIWPNSDVLPGWRATMEKYHQEALRVCKVIARVLALALNVEEDYFDKPEMLGNPLAFMRLIHYEGVSDPSKGIYGCGPHSDFGMMTLLATDNVMGLQICKDKEMQPRKWEYVPPIKDAYIVNIGDLLERWSNGIFK; this is encoded by the exons atgagaaagatggTGAACAAAACTCACGAAGAAGCTTCCATCATCAACGTTTCATCCCTTACTTGCATAGATCTCGCCAACCCTAACTTTCATCAATCAGCTGCTTCGCTTAAGCAG GCATGTCTAGATTGTGGATTTTTCTATGTCACAAATCATGGTATAAGTGAGGAGTTGAGGGAGAATGCTTTCGCGCAAAGCAAGAAGTTCTTTGCTCTTCCTTTGGAGGAGAAGGTGAAAGTCTTGAGAAATGAAAAACATCAAGGCTATTCACCCGTCCTTAGTCAAATCGCCGAGAACCAAATCCACG GGGATTACAAAGAAAGTTTTTTCATTGGAATCAAAGGCTCCATAGATGGTCTGCATTCGCATATACCATTTTGTCGCCCCAATATTTGGCCTAACTCTG ATGTTTTGCCAGGATGGCGGGCTACCATGGAGAAGTATCATCAAGAAGCAtt GAGGGTTTGTAAGGTTATTGCTAGAGTATTGGCATTGGCTCTCAACGTCGAAGAAGATTACTTTGATAAACCGGAAATGTTGGGAAATCCGCTTGCATTTATGCGTTTGATTCACTATGAAG GGGTGTCTGATCCCTCTAAAGGAATATATGGATGCGGGCCACATTCTGATTTCGGAATGATGACTCTCTTAGCAACCGATAATGTAATGGGCCTCCAG ATATGCAAGGATAAAGAAATGCAGCCTAGAAAGTGGGAATATGTACCACCGATTAAAGA CGCATATATCGTGAATATTGGTGACTTGCTGGAGCGTTGGAGCAACGGCATTTTTAAGTAA
- the LOC104711103 gene encoding 2-oxoglutarate-dependent dioxygenase tropC-like isoform X2: MRKMVNKTHEEASIINVSSLTCIDLANPNFHQSAASLKQACLDCGFFYVTNHGISEELRENAFAQSKKFFALPLEEKVKVLRNEKHQGYSPVLSQIAENQIHGDYKESFFIGIKGSIDGLHSHIPFCRPNIWPNSGWRATMEKYHQEALRVCKVIARVLALALNVEEDYFDKPEMLGNPLAFMRLIHYEGVSDPSKGIYGCGPHSDFGMMTLLATDNVMGLQICKDKEMQPRKWEYVPPIKDAYIVNIGDLLERWSNGIFK, translated from the exons atgagaaagatggTGAACAAAACTCACGAAGAAGCTTCCATCATCAACGTTTCATCCCTTACTTGCATAGATCTCGCCAACCCTAACTTTCATCAATCAGCTGCTTCGCTTAAGCAG GCATGTCTAGATTGTGGATTTTTCTATGTCACAAATCATGGTATAAGTGAGGAGTTGAGGGAGAATGCTTTCGCGCAAAGCAAGAAGTTCTTTGCTCTTCCTTTGGAGGAGAAGGTGAAAGTCTTGAGAAATGAAAAACATCAAGGCTATTCACCCGTCCTTAGTCAAATCGCCGAGAACCAAATCCACG GGGATTACAAAGAAAGTTTTTTCATTGGAATCAAAGGCTCCATAGATGGTCTGCATTCGCATATACCATTTTGTCGCCCCAATATTTGGCCTAACTCTG GATGGCGGGCTACCATGGAGAAGTATCATCAAGAAGCAtt GAGGGTTTGTAAGGTTATTGCTAGAGTATTGGCATTGGCTCTCAACGTCGAAGAAGATTACTTTGATAAACCGGAAATGTTGGGAAATCCGCTTGCATTTATGCGTTTGATTCACTATGAAG GGGTGTCTGATCCCTCTAAAGGAATATATGGATGCGGGCCACATTCTGATTTCGGAATGATGACTCTCTTAGCAACCGATAATGTAATGGGCCTCCAG ATATGCAAGGATAAAGAAATGCAGCCTAGAAAGTGGGAATATGTACCACCGATTAAAGA CGCATATATCGTGAATATTGGTGACTTGCTGGAGCGTTGGAGCAACGGCATTTTTAAGTAA